The following proteins come from a genomic window of Erpetoichthys calabaricus chromosome 18, fErpCal1.3, whole genome shotgun sequence:
- the LOC114669010 gene encoding transmembrane protein 43 translates to MSSKEGDMHLKVTSRKKPGFLERLSDTAGGVVAGIALFTFSFYVLFTNEGRALKTAASLDEGLSLVVSLQDINSVDRQNDGHLVHLSGPLNTPQPLFDPNYRISISAVKLKRQVEMYQWVEYDESREYEENGEVKTETKYSYNTEWRPEVINSRNFDKEIGHTNPSAMAVESVTVVSPDVSVGSFYLSTGLIDKVDNFKKLHLGSLGIWDPFLTIDDDYFYHTANPKRPEVGDVRVSFFYAGLSGQNINLGHPDLVTVIAQQRGEQLVSYKTKVGDTLEILYQEALSAMEVFEREHGFNSMKTWALRMAGWMIMFLGVSLMTRIFHTLVDWLPIVRNLVDLGLKLFAASVATSLSLLTIATGWLFYRPVWAIAIAALAALPIIIAKSKAPQKKNM, encoded by the exons ATGTCCAGTAAAGAA GGTGATATGCATCTTAAAGTAACAAGTCGAAAGAAACCCGGCTTTCTGGAGCGGCTGAGTGACACTGCCGGAGGGGTGGTGGCGGGCATCgcccttttcactttttctttttatgtgctTTTCACCAACGAG GGGAGAGCTCTTAAAACTGCTGCATCTCTAGATGAGGGCCTTTCTCTAGTTGTTTCACTTCAAGATATCAATTCTGTGGATCGGCAGAATGATGGCCACTTGGTGCACTTATCTGGACCCCTCAATACACCACAG CCTTTATTTGATCCTAACTACAGAATTAGCATTAGTGCTGTCAAACTGAAGAGACAAGTTGAAATGTATCAGTGGGTAGAATATGACGAGAGTCG GGAATATGAAGAAAATGGTGAGGTTAAAACAGAAACCAAGTATTCATATA acACAGAGTGGAGACCAGAAGTTATTAACAGTCGAAATTTTGACAAGGAAATTGGACATACAAACCCCAg tgCAATGGCAGTGGAATCTGTTACAGTTGTTTCACCAGATGTTTCAGTTGGTTCATTTTATCTTTCCACAG gCTTGATAGACAAAGTGGACAACTTCAAAAAATTGCATTTAGGAAGCTTGGGGATATGGGATCCTTTTCTTACAATAGATGATGATTACTTTTACCACACTGCCAACCCTAAAAGGCCTGAG GTTGGAGACGTGAGGGTGTCATTCTTCTATGCAGGACTGAGTGGGCAGAACATCAATCTAGGACATCCTGATTTG GTGACTGTTATTGCTCAGCAAAGAGGAGAGCAGCTTGTTTCCTACAAAACAAAAGTTGGTGACACACTGGAAATTCTGTACCAAGAGGCACTTTCAGCCATG GAAGTGTTTGAGAGGGAGCATGGATTCAATAGCATGAAGACCTGGGCACTGAGAATGGCAGGCTGGATGATAATGTTCTTAGGAGTAAGTCTCATGACAAGAATTTTCCACACACTTG TGGACTGGCTTCCCATTGTAAGAAATCTGGTTGACCTCGGCTTGAAATTGTTTGCAGCATCTGTGGCTACTTCACTTTCACTGCTCACTATCGCCACGGGCTGGCTCTTTTATCGgccagtatgggccattgccataGCTGCGCTAGCTGCTCTACCGATAATTATTGCCAAATCCAAGGCTCCTCAGAAGAAGAATATGTAA